The following proteins come from a genomic window of Alosa sapidissima isolate fAloSap1 chromosome 22, fAloSap1.pri, whole genome shotgun sequence:
- the phlda1 gene encoding pleckstrin homology-like domain family A member 1 — MLENGGKVLKEGLLEKRSDGLLQLWKKKRCVLTEDGLLLHPPKQHDHPHYHHNHDHPHHHYFGKVKELHFANMKTVDCVERKGKYVYFTVVMTEGKEIDFRCPQDEGWNAEITLQMVQYKNRQAILAVKSTRQKQQLLVAQIPGGQKMIRNSPNVA; from the coding sequence ATGCTGGAGAACGGCGGCAAGGTGCTGAAAGAGGGGCTGCTGGAGAAGAGAAGTGACGGCTTGCTGCAGCTGTGGAAAAAGAAACGCTGCGTGCTGACAGAGGACGGACTGCTGCTACACCCGCCGAAACAGCATGACCACCCGCACTACCACCATAATCATGACCATCCGCACCACCATTATTTCGGCAAAGTCAAAGAGCTGCACTTTGCCAACATGAAGACGGTGGACTGCGTGGAAAGAAAGGGGAAATACGTCTACTTCACGGTAGTCATGACTGAGGGCAAGGAGATAGATTTCAGGTGTCCGCAGGACGAGGGCTGGAACGCAGAAATCACTCTGCAGATGGTGCAGTACAAAAACCGTCAGGCGATCTTGGCGGTTAAGTCTACGCGACAGAAACAGCAGCTACTCGTGGCTCAGATACCAGGAGGTCAGAAGATGATCAGGAACTCGCCAAATGTTGCCTGA